From Camelina sativa cultivar DH55 chromosome 7, Cs, whole genome shotgun sequence, one genomic window encodes:
- the LOC104701948 gene encoding uncharacterized protein LOC104701948 isoform X2, with protein MTSSSPTLQDCVFEVGFAMGTAVGTVEDCREMFEGSAQTSVTPSSPTNQIGNPVAYKLVRVSGDGRLVPATDEEILEVNETDMLIASDACQTVGYLATDEENLEVNETNIHIASDACQTVGYLPTDEENLEVNETDMHIASDACQTVGYLPAEGIPSRLSHIESSEAINSGLLQSDNVRPYTDQYYEEMLQKVEQEERLGNVHGSQVPSTPPDANIQFSNEEKFIKEDQAHYEALLQEPISFSSNVQNECNMNQSDMIEPYSNAAASPKETALSEAAQKPDFSRVRGEICLDDLPIKALQETFRATFGRETTVKDKTWLKRRIAMGLVKSCDVPATNLTIKDNKLIGKQEKSNVITNVVSKDMGDDVRATKPKDAPSSTDHVNATDHYYASEDYSSEQRDAKRVRKPTRRYIEELSETDEKQQNDKPMIPSKDQRSSEKPEVRSISVSSGKRVAVTRTVSLAGSEMKVPYVSHVQRSRPRENIMALMDYHSSCLEDRASPAESNFSLTPSQLNNEVVKRDLVVESTSRPVQREFATSDKNNEEHILSVVDQDMEPEHIDSSGNSSDDMGLPITQGGALRRKHHRAWTLSEVTNLVEGVSKYGAGKWSEIKKHSFSSHSYRTSVDLKDKWRNLLKASFAQSPSNSMGSLKKHGSMHIPVQILSRVRELAEKQSLVPR; from the exons atgacttcttcttctccgacgcTTCAAg ATTGTGTGTTTGAAGTTGGATTTGCGATGGGAACTGCAGTTGGAACTGTTGAGGACTGCAGAGAGATGTTTGAAGGCAGTGCTCAGACAAGTGTCACACCATCTTCTCCAACAAATCAGATTGGAAATCCTGTTGCCTACAAGCTTGTTCGG GTTTCAGGAGATGGAAGACTTGTTCCTGCAACCGATGAAGAAATTTTGGAGGTTAATGAAACGGATATGCTTATTGCATCAGATGCTTGTCAGACTGTAGGCTACCTTGCAACCGATGAAGAAAATTTGGAGGTCAATGAGACAAATATACATATTGCATCAGATGCTTGTCAGACTGTAGGCTACCTTCCAACCGATGAAGAAAATTTGGAGGTCAATGAGACAGATATGCATATTGCATCAGATGCTTGTCAGACTGTAGGCTACCTTCCAGCTGAAGGGATACCTTCTCGGTTGTCCCATATTGAAAGTTCAGAAG CTATAAATTCAGGTTTATTGCAGTCTGATAATGTGCGACCATATACAGACCAG TATTATGAGGAGATGTTGCAAAAGGTCGAACAAGAAGAGAGGCTAGGCAATGTACATGGATCTCAGGTGCCTTCTACTCCTCCAGATGCCAACATCCAGTTTTCTAATGAAGAAAAGTTTATTAAGGAGGATCAAGCCCACTATGAAGCTTTGCTGCAAGAACCCATTTCTTTTTCATCGAATGTTCAGAATGAATGCAATATGAATCAGTCTGATATGATTGAACCATACTCAAACGCAGCAGCTAGTCCCAAAGAAACTGCATTGTCTGAAGCTGCTCAAAAACCTGATTTTTCTAGAGTTAGAGGCGAGATCTGCTTGGATGATTTACCAATTAAAGCACTTCAAGAAACATTCAGGGCAACGTTTGGCCGTGAGACAACCGTTAAGGACAAGACATGGCTCAAAAGGAGGATTGCAATGGGACTTGTTAAATCTTGTGATGTACCAGCAACTAACCTGACAATAAAAGATAACAAGTTAATTGGAAAGCAAGAGAAGTCCAATGTTATAACTAATGTCGTTAGCAAGGATATGGGTGATGATGTAAGAGCTACTAAACCGAAAGATGCGCCATCGAGTACTGATCATGTGAATGCTACTGACCACTATTACGCTAGTGAGGATTATTCCAGTGAACAGAGGGATGCAAAGCGAGTGAGGAAGCCTACAAGAAGATACATTGAAGAACTATCGGAAACAGATGAAAAACAGCAAAATGACAAGCCAATGATTCCTTCAAAGGATCAGAGGTCATCCGAAAAACCTGAGGTCAGGTCTATCAGCGTCTCCTCAGGGAAGAGAGTTGCTGTCACCAGGACGGTATCCCTTGCTGGATCTGAAATGAAG GTTCCTTATGTTTCTCATGTCCAAAGAAGCCGTCCAAGAGAGAACATCATGGCTCTTATG GATTATCATTCCAGTTGTTTGGAAGATAGAGCTAGTCCAGCAGAGAGTAACTTCAGTTTGACCCCATCTCAGTTAAACAATGAGGTTGTGAAGCGAGATTTGGTGGTAGAGTCTACTTCTCGACCAGTCCAAAGAGAA TTTGCTACAAGTGACAAGAACAACGAAGAGCATATTCTCAGTGTGGTTGATCAAGACATGGAGCCAGAGCACATAGACTCCTCTGGAAATAGCTCGGATGACATGGGCCTGCCAATCACGCAAGGTGGTGCACTTAGAAGGAAACACCATCGAGCTTGGACTCTGTCTGAGGTTACAAACCTAGTGGAGGGTGTATCAAAGTATGGAGCTGGAAAGTGGTCTGAGATCAAAAAGCATTCCTTTTCATCACATTCATATCGTACGTCTGTAGATCTCAAG GACAAATGGCGAAATCTTCTGAAAGCAAGCTTTGCTCAGAGTCCTTCAAACAGCATG GGAAGTCTCAAGAAACATGGGTCGATGCACATTCCTGTGCAGATTCTGTCACGGGTAAGGGAACTTGCGGAGAAGCAATCTCTGGTTCCCCGGTAA
- the LOC104701948 gene encoding uncharacterized protein LOC104701948 isoform X1 → MTSSSPTLQDCVFEVGFAMGTAVGTVEDCREMFEGSAQTSVTPSSPTNQIGNPVAYKLVRVSGDGRLVPATDEEILEVNETDMLIASDACQTVGYLATDEENLEVNETNIHIASDACQTVGYLPTDEENLEVNETDMHIASDACQTVGYLPAEGIPSRLSHIESSEAINSGLLQSDNVRPYTDQYYEEMLQKVEQEERLGNVHGSQVPSTPPDANIQFSNEEKFIKEDQAHYEALLQEPISFSSNVQNECNMNQSDMIEPYSNAAASPKETALSEAAQKPDFSRVRGEICLDDLPIKALQETFRATFGRETTVKDKTWLKRRIAMGLVKSCDVPATNLTIKDNKLIGKQEKSNVITNVVSKDMGDDVRATKPKDAPSSTDHVNATDHYYASEDYSSEQRDAKRVRKPTRRYIEELSETDEKQQNDKPMIPSKDQRSSEKPEVRSISVSSGKRVAVTRTVSLAGSEMKVPYVSHVQRSRPRENIMALMDYHSSCLEDRASPAESNFSLTPSQLNNEVVKRDLVVESTSRPVQREFATSDKNNEEHILSVVDQDMEPEHIDSSGNSSDDMGLPITQGGALRRKHHRAWTLSEVTNLVEGVSKYGAGKWSEIKKHSFSSHSYRTSVDLKDKWRNLLKASFAQSPSNSMGSLKKHGSMHIPVQILSRVRELAEKQSLVPR, encoded by the exons atgacttcttcttctccgacgcTTCAAg ATTGTGTGTTTGAAGTTGGATTTGCGATGGGAACTGCAGTTGGAACTGTTGAGGACTGCAGAGAGATGTTTGAAGGCAGTGCTCAGACAAGTGTCACACCATCTTCTCCAACAAATCAGATTGGAAATCCTGTTGCCTACAAGCTTGTTCGG GTTTCAGGAGATGGAAGACTTGTTCCTGCAACCGATGAAGAAATTTTGGAGGTTAATGAAACGGATATGCTTATTGCATCAGATGCTTGTCAGACTGTAGGCTACCTTGCAACCGATGAAGAAAATTTGGAGGTCAATGAGACAAATATACATATTGCATCAGATGCTTGTCAGACTGTAGGCTACCTTCCAACCGATGAAGAAAATTTGGAGGTCAATGAGACAGATATGCATATTGCATCAGATGCTTGTCAGACTGTAGGCTACCTTCCAGCTGAAGGGATACCTTCTCGGTTGTCCCATATTGAAAGTTCAGAAG CTATAAATTCAGGTTTATTGCAGTCTGATAATGTGCGACCATATACAGACCAG TATTATGAGGAGATGTTGCAAAAGGTCGAACAAGAAGAGAGGCTAGGCAATGTACATGGATCTCAGGTGCCTTCTACTCCTCCAGATGCCAACATCCAGTTTTCTAATGAAGAAAAGTTTATTAAGGAGGATCAAGCCCACTATGAAGCTTTGCTGCAAGAACCCATTTCTTTTTCATCGAATGTTCAGAATGAATGCAATATGAATCAGTCTGATATGATTGAACCATACTCAAACGCAGCAGCTAGTCCCAAAGAAACTGCATTGTCTGAAGCTGCTCAAAAACCTGATTTTTCTAGAGTTAGAGGCGAGATCTGCTTGGATGATTTACCAATTAAAGCACTTCAAGAAACATTCAGGGCAACGTTTGGCCGTGAGACAACCGTTAAGGACAAGACATGGCTCAAAAGGAGGATTGCAATGGGACTTGTTAAATCTTGTGATGTACCAGCAACTAACCTGACAATAAAAGATAACAAGTTAATTGGAAAGCAAGAGAAGTCCAATGTTATAACTAATGTCGTTAGCAAGGATATGGGTGATGATGTAAGAGCTACTAAACCGAAAGATGCGCCATCGAGTACTGATCATGTGAATGCTACTGACCACTATTACGCTAGTGAGGATTATTCCAGTGAACAGAGGGATGCAAAGCGAGTGAGGAAGCCTACAAGAAGATACATTGAAGAACTATCGGAAACAGATGAAAAACAGCAAAATGACAAGCCAATGATTCCTTCAAAGGATCAGAGGTCATCCGAAAAACCTGAGGTCAGGTCTATCAGCGTCTCCTCAGGGAAGAGAGTTGCTGTCACCAGGACGGTATCCCTTGCTGGATCTGAAATGAAGGTTCCTTATGTTTCTCATGTCCAAAGAAGCCGTCCAAGAGAGAACATCATGGCTCTTATG GATTATCATTCCAGTTGTTTGGAAGATAGAGCTAGTCCAGCAGAGAGTAACTTCAGTTTGACCCCATCTCAGTTAAACAATGAGGTTGTGAAGCGAGATTTGGTGGTAGAGTCTACTTCTCGACCAGTCCAAAGAGAA TTTGCTACAAGTGACAAGAACAACGAAGAGCATATTCTCAGTGTGGTTGATCAAGACATGGAGCCAGAGCACATAGACTCCTCTGGAAATAGCTCGGATGACATGGGCCTGCCAATCACGCAAGGTGGTGCACTTAGAAGGAAACACCATCGAGCTTGGACTCTGTCTGAGGTTACAAACCTAGTGGAGGGTGTATCAAAGTATGGAGCTGGAAAGTGGTCTGAGATCAAAAAGCATTCCTTTTCATCACATTCATATCGTACGTCTGTAGATCTCAAG GACAAATGGCGAAATCTTCTGAAAGCAAGCTTTGCTCAGAGTCCTTCAAACAGCATG GGAAGTCTCAAGAAACATGGGTCGATGCACATTCCTGTGCAGATTCTGTCACGGGTAAGGGAACTTGCGGAGAAGCAATCTCTGGTTCCCCGGTAA
- the LOC104701948 gene encoding uncharacterized protein LOC104701948 isoform X3 gives MTSSSPTLQDCVFEVGFAMGTAVGTVEDCREMFEGSAQTSVTPSSPTNQIGNPVAYKLVRVSGDGRLVPATDEEILEVNETDMLIASDACQTVGYLATDEENLEVNETNIHIASDACQTVGYLPTDEENLEVNETDMHIASDACQTVGYLPAEGIPSRLSHIESSEGLLQSDNVRPYTDQYYEEMLQKVEQEERLGNVHGSQVPSTPPDANIQFSNEEKFIKEDQAHYEALLQEPISFSSNVQNECNMNQSDMIEPYSNAAASPKETALSEAAQKPDFSRVRGEICLDDLPIKALQETFRATFGRETTVKDKTWLKRRIAMGLVKSCDVPATNLTIKDNKLIGKQEKSNVITNVVSKDMGDDVRATKPKDAPSSTDHVNATDHYYASEDYSSEQRDAKRVRKPTRRYIEELSETDEKQQNDKPMIPSKDQRSSEKPEVRSISVSSGKRVAVTRTVSLAGSEMKVPYVSHVQRSRPRENIMALMDYHSSCLEDRASPAESNFSLTPSQLNNEVVKRDLVVESTSRPVQREFATSDKNNEEHILSVVDQDMEPEHIDSSGNSSDDMGLPITQGGALRRKHHRAWTLSEVTNLVEGVSKYGAGKWSEIKKHSFSSHSYRTSVDLKDKWRNLLKASFAQSPSNSMGSLKKHGSMHIPVQILSRVRELAEKQSLVPR, from the exons atgacttcttcttctccgacgcTTCAAg ATTGTGTGTTTGAAGTTGGATTTGCGATGGGAACTGCAGTTGGAACTGTTGAGGACTGCAGAGAGATGTTTGAAGGCAGTGCTCAGACAAGTGTCACACCATCTTCTCCAACAAATCAGATTGGAAATCCTGTTGCCTACAAGCTTGTTCGG GTTTCAGGAGATGGAAGACTTGTTCCTGCAACCGATGAAGAAATTTTGGAGGTTAATGAAACGGATATGCTTATTGCATCAGATGCTTGTCAGACTGTAGGCTACCTTGCAACCGATGAAGAAAATTTGGAGGTCAATGAGACAAATATACATATTGCATCAGATGCTTGTCAGACTGTAGGCTACCTTCCAACCGATGAAGAAAATTTGGAGGTCAATGAGACAGATATGCATATTGCATCAGATGCTTGTCAGACTGTAGGCTACCTTCCAGCTGAAGGGATACCTTCTCGGTTGTCCCATATTGAAAGTTCAGAAG GTTTATTGCAGTCTGATAATGTGCGACCATATACAGACCAG TATTATGAGGAGATGTTGCAAAAGGTCGAACAAGAAGAGAGGCTAGGCAATGTACATGGATCTCAGGTGCCTTCTACTCCTCCAGATGCCAACATCCAGTTTTCTAATGAAGAAAAGTTTATTAAGGAGGATCAAGCCCACTATGAAGCTTTGCTGCAAGAACCCATTTCTTTTTCATCGAATGTTCAGAATGAATGCAATATGAATCAGTCTGATATGATTGAACCATACTCAAACGCAGCAGCTAGTCCCAAAGAAACTGCATTGTCTGAAGCTGCTCAAAAACCTGATTTTTCTAGAGTTAGAGGCGAGATCTGCTTGGATGATTTACCAATTAAAGCACTTCAAGAAACATTCAGGGCAACGTTTGGCCGTGAGACAACCGTTAAGGACAAGACATGGCTCAAAAGGAGGATTGCAATGGGACTTGTTAAATCTTGTGATGTACCAGCAACTAACCTGACAATAAAAGATAACAAGTTAATTGGAAAGCAAGAGAAGTCCAATGTTATAACTAATGTCGTTAGCAAGGATATGGGTGATGATGTAAGAGCTACTAAACCGAAAGATGCGCCATCGAGTACTGATCATGTGAATGCTACTGACCACTATTACGCTAGTGAGGATTATTCCAGTGAACAGAGGGATGCAAAGCGAGTGAGGAAGCCTACAAGAAGATACATTGAAGAACTATCGGAAACAGATGAAAAACAGCAAAATGACAAGCCAATGATTCCTTCAAAGGATCAGAGGTCATCCGAAAAACCTGAGGTCAGGTCTATCAGCGTCTCCTCAGGGAAGAGAGTTGCTGTCACCAGGACGGTATCCCTTGCTGGATCTGAAATGAAGGTTCCTTATGTTTCTCATGTCCAAAGAAGCCGTCCAAGAGAGAACATCATGGCTCTTATG GATTATCATTCCAGTTGTTTGGAAGATAGAGCTAGTCCAGCAGAGAGTAACTTCAGTTTGACCCCATCTCAGTTAAACAATGAGGTTGTGAAGCGAGATTTGGTGGTAGAGTCTACTTCTCGACCAGTCCAAAGAGAA TTTGCTACAAGTGACAAGAACAACGAAGAGCATATTCTCAGTGTGGTTGATCAAGACATGGAGCCAGAGCACATAGACTCCTCTGGAAATAGCTCGGATGACATGGGCCTGCCAATCACGCAAGGTGGTGCACTTAGAAGGAAACACCATCGAGCTTGGACTCTGTCTGAGGTTACAAACCTAGTGGAGGGTGTATCAAAGTATGGAGCTGGAAAGTGGTCTGAGATCAAAAAGCATTCCTTTTCATCACATTCATATCGTACGTCTGTAGATCTCAAG GACAAATGGCGAAATCTTCTGAAAGCAAGCTTTGCTCAGAGTCCTTCAAACAGCATG GGAAGTCTCAAGAAACATGGGTCGATGCACATTCCTGTGCAGATTCTGTCACGGGTAAGGGAACTTGCGGAGAAGCAATCTCTGGTTCCCCGGTAA
- the LOC104701948 gene encoding uncharacterized protein LOC104701948 isoform X4, which produces MGTAVGTVEDCREMFEGSAQTSVTPSSPTNQIGNPVAYKLVRVSGDGRLVPATDEEILEVNETDMLIASDACQTVGYLATDEENLEVNETNIHIASDACQTVGYLPTDEENLEVNETDMHIASDACQTVGYLPAEGIPSRLSHIESSEAINSGLLQSDNVRPYTDQYYEEMLQKVEQEERLGNVHGSQVPSTPPDANIQFSNEEKFIKEDQAHYEALLQEPISFSSNVQNECNMNQSDMIEPYSNAAASPKETALSEAAQKPDFSRVRGEICLDDLPIKALQETFRATFGRETTVKDKTWLKRRIAMGLVKSCDVPATNLTIKDNKLIGKQEKSNVITNVVSKDMGDDVRATKPKDAPSSTDHVNATDHYYASEDYSSEQRDAKRVRKPTRRYIEELSETDEKQQNDKPMIPSKDQRSSEKPEVRSISVSSGKRVAVTRTVSLAGSEMKVPYVSHVQRSRPRENIMALMDYHSSCLEDRASPAESNFSLTPSQLNNEVVKRDLVVESTSRPVQREFATSDKNNEEHILSVVDQDMEPEHIDSSGNSSDDMGLPITQGGALRRKHHRAWTLSEVTNLVEGVSKYGAGKWSEIKKHSFSSHSYRTSVDLKDKWRNLLKASFAQSPSNSMGSLKKHGSMHIPVQILSRVRELAEKQSLVPR; this is translated from the exons ATGGGAACTGCAGTTGGAACTGTTGAGGACTGCAGAGAGATGTTTGAAGGCAGTGCTCAGACAAGTGTCACACCATCTTCTCCAACAAATCAGATTGGAAATCCTGTTGCCTACAAGCTTGTTCGG GTTTCAGGAGATGGAAGACTTGTTCCTGCAACCGATGAAGAAATTTTGGAGGTTAATGAAACGGATATGCTTATTGCATCAGATGCTTGTCAGACTGTAGGCTACCTTGCAACCGATGAAGAAAATTTGGAGGTCAATGAGACAAATATACATATTGCATCAGATGCTTGTCAGACTGTAGGCTACCTTCCAACCGATGAAGAAAATTTGGAGGTCAATGAGACAGATATGCATATTGCATCAGATGCTTGTCAGACTGTAGGCTACCTTCCAGCTGAAGGGATACCTTCTCGGTTGTCCCATATTGAAAGTTCAGAAG CTATAAATTCAGGTTTATTGCAGTCTGATAATGTGCGACCATATACAGACCAG TATTATGAGGAGATGTTGCAAAAGGTCGAACAAGAAGAGAGGCTAGGCAATGTACATGGATCTCAGGTGCCTTCTACTCCTCCAGATGCCAACATCCAGTTTTCTAATGAAGAAAAGTTTATTAAGGAGGATCAAGCCCACTATGAAGCTTTGCTGCAAGAACCCATTTCTTTTTCATCGAATGTTCAGAATGAATGCAATATGAATCAGTCTGATATGATTGAACCATACTCAAACGCAGCAGCTAGTCCCAAAGAAACTGCATTGTCTGAAGCTGCTCAAAAACCTGATTTTTCTAGAGTTAGAGGCGAGATCTGCTTGGATGATTTACCAATTAAAGCACTTCAAGAAACATTCAGGGCAACGTTTGGCCGTGAGACAACCGTTAAGGACAAGACATGGCTCAAAAGGAGGATTGCAATGGGACTTGTTAAATCTTGTGATGTACCAGCAACTAACCTGACAATAAAAGATAACAAGTTAATTGGAAAGCAAGAGAAGTCCAATGTTATAACTAATGTCGTTAGCAAGGATATGGGTGATGATGTAAGAGCTACTAAACCGAAAGATGCGCCATCGAGTACTGATCATGTGAATGCTACTGACCACTATTACGCTAGTGAGGATTATTCCAGTGAACAGAGGGATGCAAAGCGAGTGAGGAAGCCTACAAGAAGATACATTGAAGAACTATCGGAAACAGATGAAAAACAGCAAAATGACAAGCCAATGATTCCTTCAAAGGATCAGAGGTCATCCGAAAAACCTGAGGTCAGGTCTATCAGCGTCTCCTCAGGGAAGAGAGTTGCTGTCACCAGGACGGTATCCCTTGCTGGATCTGAAATGAAGGTTCCTTATGTTTCTCATGTCCAAAGAAGCCGTCCAAGAGAGAACATCATGGCTCTTATG GATTATCATTCCAGTTGTTTGGAAGATAGAGCTAGTCCAGCAGAGAGTAACTTCAGTTTGACCCCATCTCAGTTAAACAATGAGGTTGTGAAGCGAGATTTGGTGGTAGAGTCTACTTCTCGACCAGTCCAAAGAGAA TTTGCTACAAGTGACAAGAACAACGAAGAGCATATTCTCAGTGTGGTTGATCAAGACATGGAGCCAGAGCACATAGACTCCTCTGGAAATAGCTCGGATGACATGGGCCTGCCAATCACGCAAGGTGGTGCACTTAGAAGGAAACACCATCGAGCTTGGACTCTGTCTGAGGTTACAAACCTAGTGGAGGGTGTATCAAAGTATGGAGCTGGAAAGTGGTCTGAGATCAAAAAGCATTCCTTTTCATCACATTCATATCGTACGTCTGTAGATCTCAAG GACAAATGGCGAAATCTTCTGAAAGCAAGCTTTGCTCAGAGTCCTTCAAACAGCATG GGAAGTCTCAAGAAACATGGGTCGATGCACATTCCTGTGCAGATTCTGTCACGGGTAAGGGAACTTGCGGAGAAGCAATCTCTGGTTCCCCGGTAA